The sequence TTCATCGCGCTGGGTGGGCTGAGCTTTTTCGGCGTGTCGCTGCCGATCTGGGTCACGCTGCTGTGCTTCATCGTGTTCGGCGTGATGCTCAACCAGACCGTGTACGGCCGTAATACGCTGGCAATCGGCGGCAATCCGGAAGCGTCGCGTCTGGCTGGTATCAATGTGGAACGCACGCGCGTCTACATCTTCCTGATCCAGGGCGCGGTGACGGCGCTGGCGGGTGTGATTCTGGCGTCGCGTATTACGTCGGGTCAGCCGAATGCCGCGGAAGGTTTCGAGCTGAACGTGATTTCGGCGTGCGTGCTGGGCGGCGTGTCGCTGCTCGGCGGACGCGCGACGATTTCCGGCGTGGTGATCGGCGTGCTGATCATGGGCACGGTCGAGAACGTGATGAACCTGATGAACATCGACGCGTTCTATCAGTACCTCGTGCGTGGCGCGATCCTGCTGGCCGCAGTGCTGCTCGACCAGTTGAAGAACCGCGGCTCGCGGGATTAACTTACCTAGCTCTGAAAGGAATCGAACGATGTCGTCTCCGGCCAATGCAAACGCCCGTCTCGCGGACACCGCGTTCGCGCGCTATCCGAGTCTCGTCGACCGTACGGTGTTGATCACGGGCGGCGCGACCGGCATCGGCGCATCGTTCGTCGAGCATTTCGCGGCGCAGGGCGCCCGTGTCGCGTTTTTCGATATCGACGCGAGCGCCGGCGAGGCGCTCGCCGATGAACTCGGCGATTCGAAACACAAGCCGCTGTTCCTGCCCTGCGATCTGACCGACGTCGACGCGCTGCAAAAAGCGATCGCCGACGTCAAAGGCGCGCTCGGCCCGATCCAGGTGCTGGTGAACAACGCGGCGAACGACAAACGCCACCAGATCGGCGAGGTCACGCGCGAGTTTTTCGACGCGGGTATCGCGGTGAATATCCGTCACCAGTTCTTCGCGGCGCAGGCTGTGATGGACGACATGAAGGCCGCCAACAGCGGCTCGATCATCAATCTCGGCTCGATTAGCTGGATGCTGAAGAACGGCGGCTATCCGGTCTACGTGATGTCGAAATCGGCGGTGCAGGGTTTGACACGTGGTCTCGCGCGCGACCTTGGGCACTTCAATATCCGCGTGAATACGCTGGTGCCGGGCTGGGTCATGACGGAAAAGCAGAAGCGCCTGTGGCTCGACGACGCGGGCCGTCGTTCGATCAAGGAAGGCCAGTGCATTGACGCGGAACTGGAGCCGGCCGATCTCGCGCGCATGGCGCTTTTCCTCGCCGCCGACGACAGCAAAATGATCACCGCTCAAGATCTGATCGTGGACGGAGGCTGGGCGTGACGGCGAGTCCGCGCACGCAGCCGGCCGCGCTGCTGCTCGATACGCAATGCGCGCTCGGCGAAGGCGCGACGTGGTGCGCGAGCACCGGCCGCTTTTACTGGACGGATATCGAAGGCGCCTGTTTGTGGCGCTACGACCCGAGCGACGGCGACACGACGCAATGGCGCATGCCGGAGCGGCTCGCCACGTTCGCGCTGTGCGCGGATCCGCGCTATCTGCTGCTGGGTCTGGCCACGCATCTGGCGTTTTTCGATCTGACGACGGGCAAGACGCGTCCTATCGTCGACGTCGAACCCGGCATGAACACGCGCGTGAACGACGGTCGCTGCGACCGTCAGGGGCGCTTCGTGTTCGGCACGAAAGACGAAGGCTCGCCGTTGCAGGCGGTGGGCGGGTTTTATCGGCTGAATCACGATCTGTCGCTGGAGCGTTTGCCGTTGCCAGCGCCGGCGATCTCGAACAGCATTGCGTTCAGTCCCGACGGCGCGACGATGTACTACTGCGATTCGCCGACGCGTGAAATTCGTGCCTGCGACTATCGCGCCGACGGCAGCGTCGCGAACGACCGCCTGTTCACCACGCTGACCGACGCTACCGGCGAACCCGACGGCTCGACCGTCGACCGTGACGGCGGATTGTGGAACGCGCAGTGGGGCGGCCGGCGCGTGGTGCGTTACGGCCCCGACGGCGTGGAAACGGAGCGCGTCGACGTGCCGACCGCGCAGCCCAGTTGCGTCGCGTTGGGCGGCGCGTCACAGGGACCGACCGACGGGCGCGCGCAGCTCGATACGCTTTACGTCACCAGCGCGCGCATCGGTCTCGACGCTGCGGCGCTCGCGAACGACGCAGGCGCGGGCGGCGTGTTCGTCGCGCGTGTCGAAAGGGCGGGTTTGCCGGAAGCGGTGTTCCAAGGCGCGCCCGCATAGCGCAGAATGACGCAGCCGCTTTTTCATGGCGGCGGCTTGGGGCGGTAGCGTCGATTGCCGCTCAGGTATCTCGTCGCACGTACCAGGCATCACGCATCACGCAGTGACCTTGAAATCGATTCAGCAGTGAATGCCGCGATCCCAGTGCCCGCAAATTATTAGCCTGCATTGCAGGACCCAGAGGCGACCGGTTCAAGAAAATCGCCCAACAGCATCCGTCAGCGATGACGGCCATGTCCAACGCCTCTCGATGGAGTCAGCTATGACTGTTGCGAATCTTGTTTCCGCCGCCCCGCCGACCTCCCAGAGCCGGCGCTCGCGACTTGCCGCGGCGGCCAATCCGGTGCTGCCGGGGCCGAGCACGTCGGCGGTGGCAGTCGGCGAAAGCAGCGGCGGTGAACTCGCGTGCATCACGCTCGCCAATGCCCATTTGCGCCTCGACGTCGCGCCGACGCTCGGCGGCGGCATCACCCGTTTCGACTGGCGCAACGACGGCGCGCTGACGCCGATTTTCCGGCGCTGCCGCCATGTCGCGGCCGATACGCAACCGAACCAGTTGGCCTGTTATCCGCTGCTGCCGTATTCGAACCGCATCGGCGGTGGTCGTTTCGATGTGGCGGGACGGCGCGTGGACGTGCCGCGCAATCGCGCCGACGAACCGTTGCCGATTCACGGCGACGGCTGGCTGTCGGCGTGGCAGGTGGCCGAGTCGGCGCGCGAAAGCGTGCGCCTGACGCTCGATCGTCACGACGGCAAACCGTACGCGTTCCGCGCGGCGCAAACCTACACGCTGGACGGCCCGACACTCGCCGTCACGCTCGAAATCGAAAACACGGGCCGCGAGGCGCTGCCGTTCGGGCTCGGCGTGCATCCGTTCTTTGTACGCGACGCGGATACCGAGTTGTCGGCGGCGGCCGGCGGCTTGTGGTTGTCCGGCGACGACTGGCTGCCGGTGCGTCATGTGCCGGCGCCGCCCGCGTGGCAATTTGGGGTGGCGTATCCGTTGCCGGATACCGTCGTCAATCATGCCTTTACGGGTTGGAGCGGGCAGGCGGCCGTGGTGTGGCCGAAGCGCCGACTGTCGCTGAATATCTCCGCAGACACCGACTACTACGTGCTGTACACGCCGACGGGCGAAGACTTCTTCTGCTTCGAGCCGGTGGATCATCCGATCAACGCGATGAACCTGGCCGGCGGCGCGTGCGAAAACGGCATGACCTTGCTGAAGCGCGGCGAGCGGCTGACGCGGACGTTCCGGTTTACTGTCGAGCGGACGGGTTTGCGTTCGATGCCGGGCGCACGTGGGACGAAGCGGCGGCAATAACGAACGGGGCGGCCCCTCGCGCAGGACGGGTAAAATACGCGCCACTTCCGTTCATCTGCTCGCCGCGAGACCTCCATGTCCCATTTCATCCCGACACTCAACGACGCCTGGCAGCGCACCAACTCGCTGCTGTGCGTCGGCCTCGATCCCGAGCCCAGCAAATTCCCGGGTGCGCTCGCGGGCCGTCCCGAAGCGATTTTCGAATTCTGCCGCACGATCGTCGACGCCACCGCGCCGTACGCGTCGTCGTTCAAGCCGCAGATCGCCTACTTCGCCGCGCATCGCG is a genomic window of Paraburkholderia bryophila containing:
- a CDS encoding SDR family NAD(P)-dependent oxidoreductase yields the protein MSSPANANARLADTAFARYPSLVDRTVLITGGATGIGASFVEHFAAQGARVAFFDIDASAGEALADELGDSKHKPLFLPCDLTDVDALQKAIADVKGALGPIQVLVNNAANDKRHQIGEVTREFFDAGIAVNIRHQFFAAQAVMDDMKAANSGSIINLGSISWMLKNGGYPVYVMSKSAVQGLTRGLARDLGHFNIRVNTLVPGWVMTEKQKRLWLDDAGRRSIKEGQCIDAELEPADLARMALFLAADDSKMITAQDLIVDGGWA
- a CDS encoding SMP-30/gluconolactonase/LRE family protein, with translation MTASPRTQPAALLLDTQCALGEGATWCASTGRFYWTDIEGACLWRYDPSDGDTTQWRMPERLATFALCADPRYLLLGLATHLAFFDLTTGKTRPIVDVEPGMNTRVNDGRCDRQGRFVFGTKDEGSPLQAVGGFYRLNHDLSLERLPLPAPAISNSIAFSPDGATMYYCDSPTREIRACDYRADGSVANDRLFTTLTDATGEPDGSTVDRDGGLWNAQWGGRRVVRYGPDGVETERVDVPTAQPSCVALGGASQGPTDGRAQLDTLYVTSARIGLDAAALANDAGAGGVFVARVERAGLPEAVFQGAPA
- a CDS encoding aldose 1-epimerase, which gives rise to MTVANLVSAAPPTSQSRRSRLAAAANPVLPGPSTSAVAVGESSGGELACITLANAHLRLDVAPTLGGGITRFDWRNDGALTPIFRRCRHVAADTQPNQLACYPLLPYSNRIGGGRFDVAGRRVDVPRNRADEPLPIHGDGWLSAWQVAESARESVRLTLDRHDGKPYAFRAAQTYTLDGPTLAVTLEIENTGREALPFGLGVHPFFVRDADTELSAAAGGLWLSGDDWLPVRHVPAPPAWQFGVAYPLPDTVVNHAFTGWSGQAAVVWPKRRLSLNISADTDYYVLYTPTGEDFFCFEPVDHPINAMNLAGGACENGMTLLKRGERLTRTFRFTVERTGLRSMPGARGTKRRQ